A segment of the Lates calcarifer isolate ASB-BC8 unplaced genomic scaffold, TLL_Latcal_v3 _unitig_343_quiver_3001, whole genome shotgun sequence genome:
ACTAGATCATCTTCAAGGTTGTAGGCAGGTTTCACTCCTGTATATTAAATTACTGTAGATAAATCTAAAGTATTCTAATAAGCCCTTAATGAATTGATGTCATTCAGGAATATGGATGGAGTTTATCTCTTATtttgacagaataaaacaatagAGTGCTCCAATGAACTACTTAATAAGTTAATTACTGAATCAATATATGTCACTACACCGGCATACATGCCCATGTTATGTGTTACGTAGACTATGTAGACAGAATATGCAAAATCAGAATACTtgggctgtcactttttatttgaacatttgaacCTGTTTGAAATTTAGGCTGCAGTCTCTATAAGCACATCAGGCCATTTGaagtagtttgtttgtgatCCAACAGACTCTATCAGCTTGACCTATTACATGCCCTACTGCCTAAGCTAATGATAATACAGTGTTATTTTGTTACGAAAATGGCGAGCAGAGCCGACCTGATAATCATGACACTAAAACTTCTGAGAAGCAGCACGTGGAAGTGTTTTGGATGGCAAAGTCACAAATAAAGATAAGGCTAATTGTCGActttatcaaaggaaactgctTCAACAACATGAATCTGCAGACTCACCTGCTAGCTTACCATCCCACTGAGACAGCAGAGGCAGCACAGACGAGGAGAGCAGTGCCAAGTGTACGGCCTCATTTTACTGCATATTATTCAAGCACACTCAGTTCTAATTAGTTTGAACAACTGTGGgttattttaattcattcaatGTTGATTTTGAAGTGACAGTCTTACAATATACATGCTACAGTTACAGAATTAGATTTCATGTCCTGAGAGCAGGGCTGACTCCACAGTGGAGCCTCCAGGTAGACTCCTCTCATTACTGCACACACTCCTCACTTCTCTGCCACACTGAGAATGCAACTGACTTGAAGCAGTATGaacagtatgtgtatgtatatgatTGGTtgtcttttatgtgtttttaataataataatttatttttattcatttagtttGCTTCAAGCATGTTGGTCTGACAATAAGGCTTTGTACGTGTGCTGCTTATGTCTCTACCATTTCAGAAACtggtgacatttttgtcaccatcattGTTTGTCAACATTATACTTGTGGCTAATAATCTAGGGGGTAATCTTTGACAGTGATCTCTTGTGGGACATGATTACTGTAATGCACTGCTCACAGGCTTTCGCAAGAACCTACAATTTATTTATGTGACTTCCTgtagaaaatattgtttttatagaCTTATTATAGACTGGACACCAGGCCTGTGTCTGTGACTGCTGAGGTGTTTTGTATCTCTACCCTTGCATATTCAATCTTGAGTGTACAGCATCCAGCGTAAATGTCAGCTCCATTCAGCGCAGCTTTGGCCTTCTGGAGCACATTGAACTGACTCAAACCTGAGGTTGTGGCATTAAGGAAAGAACACTACAAATTCCAGCAGcacacagctccacacagaAGGTTAAGATACATGTTCCCACATTAAGTAAGGATACTCTACCATGGCCTGGATCCCATTTCGTTTAAAGATGACAATCCTTAGCACACTGCCGATGGGGTTACACACAGTGTACAGAAACATCCTGgaccaaaatgcaaaaaagaaagaaattcaggATTCAACACAatctgaaagtttttttaatgctgcagtATATCTTAACATGCCACTGTGCATTGCATGAATTCCATAAACATTGTgcagaaataagaaagaaatgaaaacccCATGTTTGTTTGAAAATCAATAgataatccttttttttttttaacttttgtttcAAAAAGTGACTCAGACATTTGAACACTCATATAAAAAGCTTGAAAATTTCAATCAACAAAAACTTTACCTCCAGACAAGATGATGATCAAAACTCAAAACTTCATAATAGACTGACAAAGTAGCACTACTTCAATAAGCGATAAGCAATTGACAatgaaggaatcctaacctaaaaacaagctgagcaaacagcctgCAGCCCCTTATTGATGTCCTGTGTCTGACAAAAATGGCTGgaaaacttttacattttaaacttgaaactattttatttgtttttttccagttttaattatCAAGTCTGTTTATCTTGGAGAGGgggagacctctgaggagaattcagctcCAGCTAAACTATGAGCACTGAAGGAATCTTATCCTACAAATGAAATGCAATGAGATATAGGAGTTGTTTAATGATGCAATCAAGCCAACTACTTCTGCCACCCAGTTGGACATTATATCACTTGTGGAAAAACCCTGTGGAAGTGGTTTGGCTTTAAGAAGTCAGACCTCCAGCAAGCTACAGTCTTCTGCAAGGTTTGCAAGAAAATGGTCACAGCTATAGGTGGCAACACAACCAATTAGTTTCACCAAAGGaagcaaaacacagacacaagaatCACGAAACCCAGAAGTCGTGTGAGGACCAGAGTTTTTCTGTTGTAGCGGGTCATGTGCGGtcaaaaagtatttttttgtcatatcaTCTTGAATATTGTTGCCACAAATTACCCTGAAATATCATGATATTATTTTAAGGCTATATCACCCAGCCCTAGTGAGCGGAGATTTTTGTTGTGAATAGTGTGAAATTTGATCAGCTGTGTCTACTTCACAAAAACTATTATGttgaatgtaaatatacattCAGACCACATTGATTATATAATTTACATTACAGGACTTAGGACAGATGGTTACTGCTTTTAAGAGAAACCTGAAAAATTAGTGaagaaacaggatgacaataCCCCCATCCATAGGGCAAGGGGGGTCACTGTGTTTGATGAATACGAAAATTCTGTGAATAATATGCTATGGCCTTCGATCAGACCTCAACCCAGTTGAACACCTAGGAGAAATTCTGGGCCAACATCTTAgacagtgctctccaccaccatcatcagaCAAAACACCACATGGAGTAGTATCTTTTGTAAAAATGGTGTTCTATCCCTCCAGTAGAATTCCAGAAACTTCCAtctattcatccattatctataccgctaATCCGTAAAGGATCGTGGGGGGgatggagcctatcccagctgacattgggtgagaggcaggatacaccctgtacagatcgtATTGCAGAAACTGAAGCTGTTATGGTGGCACATGGTGGCCCAACGCCttacaatatataaacacactatGTTCTGTAGtttgtttgagagagagaatgtgacaGACTGGCAGATGAATTAAATATTACATACTCTATACTGACAATGAAATGTTTATACATTGAATCAGGAGTTAcctgaaaaggtcaaagcacaTTTCAGTCCAGTTACAACAAATGACCAAGTTTTAAGACTTTTCAGTGTATTCTTATATATTCCAGTCAGCCATTAAAATTTAGTGATAGACTGATatgttttttcagggccgataccaataccaattattagtagtcaaagaggccgataaccgatatttggagccaatattcatttgtagtaaaagtgaaaatactggtgtcaaaattttgaatgatacaaactccaacactgaactttgtttaaatgcctttaagcatatgtttattaaacagctttgcagatttgcaacatgttaaaggtttttttattttagacaatagacatctttgttttaaaattctaacaaaaagtgcagggagctcccaggctcagcagcatgtcttataaagttaaatgaaaacttaataaatagctccctaaagttttctacagtaaataaagtttccAAAAAgttcaatataactgaaatgttattttatctttcacttgtctttgtttaagttcaacaaaaacaaagggtgcagggagttcccagggtcagcagcatctcttataaagttaactgaaattttaaagagaataaataaacagcttcctgaagttttataaagtcaataaaacaaaggtttgcacagaaatgtgagtctcaaatcaattagtccccattgagcagcagcagattgtggtgcaaacagcagagttgttcagtgtgtgtgagcactgtgcatgcacagctctCACTGCTGACTGGCTGTTGCCGTGGCTCTGCCTGTGCTGTGTGATGGTGCTtgtgtggtcagtgtgtgtgtgtaaccaatcagatggtgctgtacaatgctggagacaggtAGTGACTGCTAACAGAGAGGctcagctgcatcagagccaaatgaccgagttttaaattgatctcttattggctgtcggattaaaaaaacacagccgGTGCCGATATGCATAAAAAAGCCGAATATCAGCACCAATAATTGGCCCGGCTGATAATCAGTCTATCCCTATTAAGAATTTACTGGTGGGGACTTGAAACTAGCTGCAGATTAACCCATTACATTGAATATATTTCccttctgttttttattgtaaaagttacactattattattatgtagTGCAACTTAACTTCCTCTGTAGAGTTAATGTTAATATTGTGCTGATAATCAGCTGTATTCACtaacaatataacaatacataaatacatctacatacagtagatgtaaatgtacgtgtgtgtatgcatgtgtgtttaccGTGGTTATAGGGTAGAGGGGGTTCTGTATGGACAGCAACAGGACCTTGTTGCCACTGTTGGGGTTGTCAGCATTGGTAGGCCGGGTGATTCTCTTGGATGTGGAGTAGTTAAAGTATGCCTGTTGGCCTAATGAACAGATGGATGAAACACATATGAACACATACAGTCTTCTACAGATAAGCATGTCTAACTAATCAGTCTCATCTGTAAGTTTTCACATGAAAAGTCTGAGAATCAAACCTGCAATGTATACTGGCTCCTTCGCTCCACAGGACACACAGCGGTCAGCACTCTCCACAGCTGAGAACTCCACTAGAGCCTGACGTTTGAATGGCATCATCATCAcataactgaaaacacaaacataaacattaagATAGGACATACACATGCTGATAATTGAGCTCTTTTCCACAAAATGGCCTTTCACTAGAAACACATCGCCTCCTGTGCTagccaaggtgtgtgtgtatgtgtgtgtcttttacaCCATACTTTTCCCTGCAGCTTCATTCAAGTAAATGAGAGGTTAATGAATACTGCATCATGCAGGGAGTGTTAATAATGGAGAAGGAATCATTTAGAGTGGAAACTGCACTATCACAAAATGTTTCCTTCAATTATTCAGGATCTGTAACTATCTTTACACTAAAGCCACTGAAGCTGAGTGTGGTTTATTACACCAGATCACTGTGTGCCCCACAAATGTTTACTCAtgttcaaataataataaataaataagtatagtataataggaaaaaaaacagttctgaGAACGTCCCCACTGGTGTAAAGGATATTGCCTTGTAATGTTCCCAGACAGTCCAGATATGGAGCTCTTTATGGGAATGTTATTGGTGGACTCTCTGGGAATGTTCAGTGGACCCTTCCCACTAGAAATTGCACATTTCCAGAACATTCCAAGAGCATCCCTGCTGATGTAAAGCACATTGCCTTGTAACTACTAGAGTTCTTTATAGGTAGGGGGATGTTATTTGGTGGACTTTCAGGGAACACACAGGACGTTCAGGGTCTCAGGACTTTTAGGGTTCATTACTTAAAGGACGTTCCCTGTAGATCCACTTTCTACACTACTTTAGAGGGAATTTCCATTTTGGTTATTTTAGGTCCTCTAAAGGTAATGCAAAAGGTCCTTTAAATGTTGTGCAAATATTATGGCAACATAGTGTAGAGACTGGGAGGGAGCATCCTACAGAAATAGTCCCCTTAACGTTCCCTCCTATATCAGCTACTCACCTGGACTCCTGCATTTTGCTCTTGCTACATCAagaaataacatgaaaaataatgacttgGGTTTAGTCATTCTTACTAATATTATATGTTAGAAGTTAAACAGGACTTCCAGCTCCTCAAACTAATGATATGatcagctgattattttctcatcatCCCTGATTACACTAagtgatgtttctttttcctcacaGAAAATCTTTAGCTGAGTACAGACACTGGCTTGCAGGGACATCACATCAAATAACTGATGGAATCAATGTTAATTAGCAGCTAATACAGCTAATATAATCTGAGGTATCCCCGCCATTGTAGGGGatacactgtgcacacacacacacacacacacacacacagacacacacacacacacacacacacacacacagagacacggTGGCTGCTGTCTCACCATATGGGTCCAAACTTCTCCAGGGCATCTATCAGGTCTGCTTCCACCACAGCCTCACACAGACCCCTGACATGGACCACAGGACTGGGAGATATTCGATGGAGTCCTCGCCATTatcctacaacacacacagttgacCAGTTTTATCAGGCTGATCTGCAGCTTGCCTGCAAACCAGGGTTCCAAACACAGACATCTGTGGTGTAAAATGCAGGGTTATTTGGCAGAAAACATTTACCTGGCACAACTTTAGCCACAATGAAATGTGATGGCATACAGTAAGGTGCCGCAATGCCAATCGCATACATCCCTGGTACATTACTTTGTAACATGAACAACACCATTTTAACTGTTCCCATTGTAACTATCTGAATGGAAGATACAATGATTAacacaataataactttattgCTGTCACCTTGTATAATATGTGGTAGAAAGAGGACTAGAAGTGAAAATCACAATTTTTATCATGATACAATATTATATCAATATAATGGACAACAATTACATTTGTCTGCTATGCAATTTCAATTCCATTCGATTCAGGAGCCAGCGATCAATACAAGACAATATTAACACcaatcacttccattcatatcaaatcacaaaaaggAACTAAAATTCACTGGACATCTTTATTCCTAAACccaaccagacatttaaatgaaaaaacaatcTTCTCTTTTAACATAAATAGACCTTTTCACTATAAAGTGCCACAGTCTGATATATTgagctttacatttttcacattctatGTAAGGGACAaatgaaagaacattaaattccTATTTGCATACATCAAAGCAGAACATTGTGTAAACCTTACTCCTATCTAGAGCCTAAAACTACATATTTTTAGAACTTAGTAATACAGTAGTACAGTCTTCCTGGATCACAGTTACACACATCTTCAAATATAGGCTACATTTTTCCTCATCAGATTACCACTCACATTTTGTTTGGAGGTGTGCACGCTCAGGTGGAGAAAGACGTGCCAggggattttcaaaataaaggtgtgTCTTTCAAATTATTATATCGTAAGGGACTGTGCTGTTATATGTTATCTTAGTGTTGGGTTAGTGAAGAAACGCTGTTCAGATTGTTAAATTGAAGTACTGTTATTTGAGGGTTAATGAACATGTTTCCAGCTTAGACATGGgaagcctgtctgtcatgtgtCATCTGTCAAAAGGGGCTGAAAGTGAGTCGATTTAGGTAGTTTGgggtttttgttatttttgtcagtgctgGCTACACAGGAgcccacagcagcctgtgttattgattaattaataaaagtTGTGACGAAACCAGCTGACGTCTCTGCGCTTGCTTGGCAAGGGACGTTACAGTAAGTGTGATGACTGAtcgatgttttcattttggatcgaTGCTATAAGATTGTTTTGTCACATTACTATTACCACTGTTAAGAATGATCTTTCAAACTCAGTGGATCTTCATCACTGCTTTATAGATaacaaaatattcatattattgATAATTATTGATAAGTATCAATATTGTTACATCCTAAAAAATCCATGGTCTGGTCATCATTTTTATGCTACTATGAAAACCCATTCCTACAGAGGGGGAAGAACAATAATTATTAACAAACTGTCCAGTTTTCGCAGTAGAACAGAAGATtagcagcatgaatgtgcagccaACAAATTTGCAGAAAAGATGTAATGTgaaacatggagcagaatctctTGTGGAATCCAAACcagaactgaggctgttttgagagcaaagggaggcctAGTATTAGTGTGGTGTTTCCTAAGAGCATGGCTCACTGAATGGATTCACCATATTTACCATATGTGTTAGTAGTCCAAGAcagcttcagaaaaaaaatcagtctggTTGCTAATATTTTTTATGCACAGCCAGTGCTTGAGTGGACCTTATGGCTAGTGCCTGGTTTTACAAGTGAAATGCCTCCCTGACCAGTTTTAAAGGGATGTAACTTATTTCACCAGTCATTTACTACACATCCAGCCTGTCAGTTTAGACTGACTGAGCAGAACAATAACTGACCTCTGTCAGTGCAAGTTTGAAGTATTTCCACATCTCCCAGTATTTAATCTTGAATAAATGTAAGACTGATGAAAAGCAGGAAATCACTGGTCGTTAAAGAGCAGCACAGCTGGCAAAGGCCCATGTTCCAACACAATGTGGTTCTTTTGGACTGTCAGTCATGAATATGGAGTATTCTTGAGGATTCAGAATCAGGACATGGAaataaagacaggagagagacagaaagacagtgaGATTTCTCGTCATATACTCACACTTCTCTCCAATCTTTTCTTCTTATCTTGTTTATACCCCAGACACTCTCTCCTTTTAACTTTAATCTCCTCGCTCTTCTGCTTATCTCATTCTCCTTCTATTATCTATCCCATCCCCCGTCTTCCCTCTTTTTGTCCTTCTCTTTCACATTGACATTCCTTTTAGTCTATTTATAGAGGCAGATGGCTCATCTGAGTgtttggagaggaaaaacagggcATGAGatgaacttctctctctgctgaccAGGCTGCTAGCTTCTGTGTTTTAAACACATTAGTATTATTTCTGTACAAAtctaacatttaacatttataaaCCATGTGTGTTCTGCCCATTATCCATTGCTGTAAATTCAGTACTTTGATACAGGGTTGATAACACTTTCTAAATACAGATTTCTATATATCTGATATAGTAAATAGGACAGTATGCAGCTTCAATTTCAGAGGAGGTTCTTTCTCATCTAATCCCATAAATTATGCAGACCACAAAACAGGCATTAA
Coding sequences within it:
- the LOC108894460 gene encoding heterogeneous nuclear ribonucleoprotein L-like, producing the protein MYAIGIAAPYCMPSHFIVAKVVPGLHRISPSPVVHVRGLCEAVVEADLIDALEKFGPICYVMMMPFKRQALVEFSAVESADRCVSCGAKEPVYIAGQQAYFNYSTSKRITRPTNADNPNSGNKVLLLSIQNPLYPITTVNTHAYTHVHLHLLYVDVFMYCYIVSEYS